In Aegilops tauschii subsp. strangulata cultivar AL8/78 chromosome 3, Aet v6.0, whole genome shotgun sequence, one genomic interval encodes:
- the LOC109749493 gene encoding protein PSK SIMULATOR 3 has protein sequence MVAHKAASWLPVDFRLPAVPQAALGILAFEAGAAMSKLLSLHRSLSEQEVSRLRSDAMRSPGVAYLNSTDQAFLLRLACAELVLSLDAAAAAVARLGLRCGIDFAGVYASIKAGAHDARLDLLAAKGLKVKAKKMERLVAATSKLCSEMEALDELESAERKLTVRGWSRLSGPIPQKLADPPQAGDSMGADSLKQEIKTQLLKVRRLKEESLWSQSYEKAVGLMARAACAVFVRICAVFGQFVPGLPPPMPSTSAESVQTRLSKLLMSPRTGKTKASSGPITRREREGAGAPSRVHPPMQQLSSSCPIIGQRPLSGQKGGVDWRKLLDPPASTVGGAGLDQQYANVIVSAEELLQMEAEGRQEEANAERAEMYEMLPGKLRAAVRSKLRDWWRDPGPLDAGLAEGWKEAVERIMAWLGPMARDTVQWQSERNMDRTRRFDGGTRVYALQTLRWADKDKAEAAIVEVLVALSCVCWYEERRRGSVRVS, from the coding sequence ATGGTTGCGCACAAGGCGGCCTCGTGGCTGCCCGTGGACTTCCGGCTGCCGGCGGTGCCGCAGGCGGCGCTGGGCATACTGGCGTTCGAGGCGGGGGCGGCCATGTCCAAGCTGCTCTCGCTGCACCGCTCGCTCTCGGAGCAGGAGGTCTCCCGGCTGCGCTCCGACGCCATGCGCTCGCCGGGGGTGGCCTACCTCAACTCCACCGACCAGGCGTTCCTCCTCCGGCTGGCGTGCGCCGAGCTGGTGCTGTCGCTCGACGCCGCGGCAGCCGCCGTCGCGCGCCTCGGCCTGCGCTGCGGCATCGACTTCGCCGGGGTGTACGCGAGCATCAAGGCCGGCGCGCACGACGCGCGCCTCGACCTGCTCGCCGCCAAGGGGCTCAAGGTCAAGGCCAAGAAGATGGAGCGCCTCGTGGCCGCCACGTCCAAGCTGTGCTCCGAGATGGAGGCGCTCGACGAGCTCGAGTCCGCCGAGCGGAAGCTCACCGTCCGCGGCTGGAGCCGCCTCAGCGGGCCGATACCGCAGAAGCTCGCGGACCCGCCGCAGGCCGGCGACTCGATGGGCGCCGACTCGCTCAAGCAGGAGATCAAGACGCAGCTGCTCAAGGTGCGGCGGCTCAAGGAGGAGTCCCTGTGGAGCCAGAGCTACGAGAAGGCCGTGGGCCTCATGGCGCGCGCTGCCTGCGCCGTGTTTGTCCGCATCTGCGCCGTCTTCGGCCAGTTCGTGCCGGGGCTTCCGCCGCCGATGCCGTCCACCTCCGCCGAAAGCGTCCAGACCAGGCTGTCCAAGCTGCTGATGAGCCCGCGGACGGGGAAGACAAAGGCGTCGTCGGGGCCGATCACGCGGCGGGAGCGGGAGGGGGCGGGGGCGCCGTCCCGGGTGCACCCGCCGATGCAGCAGCTGAGCAGCTCGTGCCCGATCATCGGCCAGAGGCCGCTGTCGGGGCAGAAGGGCGGCGTGGACTGGCGCAAGCTTCTGGACCCGCCGGCCAGCACGGTGGGCGGCGCGGGGCTGGACCAGCAGTACGCGAACGTGATCGTGTCGGCGGAGGAGCTGCTGCAGATGGAGGCGGAGGGGCGGCAGGAGGAGGCGAACGCGGAGCGGGCGGAGATGTACGAGATGCTGCCGGGGAAGCTCCGCGCGGCGGTGCGGTCGAAGCTGCGCGACTGGTGGCGGGACCCGGGGCCGCTGGACGCCGGGCTGGCGGAGGGGTGGAAGGAGGCGGTGGAGCGGATCATGGCGTGGCTGGGCCCGATGGCGCGCGACACCGTGCAGTGGCAGTCGGAGCGGAACATGGACCGGACGCGGCGGTTCGACGGCGGCACGCGCGTGTACGCGCTGCAGACGCTGCGGTGGGCGGACaaggacaaggcggaggcggcgATCGTGGAGGTGCTCGTCGCGCTGAGCTGCGTCTGCTGGTACGAGGAGCGGCGGCGCGGCTCCGTGCGCGTCAGCTGA